The genomic stretch TTGATTTTGCCTGCTGAGTCGCCATCGGTTTCTCCCTGCGCTGAGTGGTGAGGCCTGCCTGCGTTTGCTGGCTCCCAGCAAAGCTGGCTTGTCGCTTTGCCGGAGATCCTCCTGGTTCAGGTCGGCTCGTTTCGAGCAAAGCTGGCGCGTAGCCCCTCAAGAGCCTCTTTCATGCGGTTCTCGATATACAACGTCGTGTCTGTCGTCATTTCCTCCCTTCCCGCTGTGTTTGGACATCGCGGCGTCCTCCGAATGACGGAATGAGGTCTCTGACCCAACCAGCCAATCGTGAAAGTGGAGATGATGGATCGACGTGCTTGCTCGCGTCGGCCAGAAATGCCTCGATCAGGGCGGCGGTTTCCACCGGCCGCGTCACGATGAACAGGTGCCCGTCCTCGATCATCCGGAGCTCGGCGTTCGGGATCAGGCCCGCTAGAATGTGACCATTGACCGGAGGGACCAGTGGATCGTCGCGGCCCATCAGAACGAGCGTCGGCTGCGGCAGCGACCACAGCCACGGCAGACTGGTCCAGCCGCTCATCGCGAGAAGCTGATACAGATAGCCCAAGCTTCGCGCACCGTGCATCGCGACCGCGTGCCGGCCGATCAGGGATGGGTCGTCGCGAAAGGCTCCCCCGTAAATATCCGCCGCTATCCTGTTCATGTAGTCCTTGTCGGTGTAGCGGCGCGGCGTAGCCATTTTCCACAACACGGAGGGGCTTGCCGGCACCATCGTGAAACCGGGCGCCGTCGCAGCGAGCACCAACCGCCGGCACAGCTTTGGATATTGATGCGCGAACTGCTGCGCGATTCCGCCGCCCCAGGACACGCCGGCGACGTCGATCTCCGTGTAGCCGAGTTCCGCGACGAGGCCCGCGGCAAGCCGCGCCAGCGTTGATGGGCGATACGGAAGGAGCGGCCTGGGTGAGCCGCCGACGCCGGGCACGTCAAAGATGATTGCCGTCGTGCTCGTGAGTGCTTCCAGGAACGGCTTCGCCAACTCCCAATTGGCGCCGATCCCGTTGAACAGCAACAGCGGCGGCTGCTGGCCGCTGTTGTGCCTGATGGCAACCTGGAGCAACTGCCCCTCGACCGCGATTTGTCGCGCCTCGATCTCCGGCGTCGCGCCTCGGTTCCCT from Bradyrhizobium sp. Ash2021 encodes the following:
- the phaZ gene encoding poly(3-hydroxyalkanoate) depolymerase codes for the protein MTNDPAGGNRGATPEIEARQIAVEGQLLQVAIRHNSGQQPPLLLFNGIGANWELAKPFLEALTSTTAIIFDVPGVGGSPRPLLPYRPSTLARLAAGLVAELGYTEIDVAGVSWGGGIAQQFAHQYPKLCRRLVLAATAPGFTMVPASPSVLWKMATPRRYTDKDYMNRIAADIYGGAFRDDPSLIGRHAVAMHGARSLGYLYQLLAMSGWTSLPWLWSLPQPTLVLMGRDDPLVPPVNGHILAGLIPNAELRMIEDGHLFIVTRPVETAALIEAFLADASKHVDPSSPLSRLAGWVRDLIPSFGGRRDVQTQREGRK